A genomic region of Rickettsiales bacterium contains the following coding sequences:
- a CDS encoding IS1595 family transposase: EHFNLFLKECEWRFNMGTPSDLLADLKKLLKEYY, translated from the coding sequence GAGCATTTTAATCTGTTCTTGAAAGAATGTGAGTGGAGGTTTAATATGGGCACACCAAGTGACTTACTGGCAGACCTGAAAAAGTTGCTCAAAGAATATTATTAG